A region of Mustela lutreola isolate mMusLut2 chromosome 17, mMusLut2.pri, whole genome shotgun sequence DNA encodes the following proteins:
- the SRRM2 gene encoding serine/arginine repetitive matrix protein 2 isoform X2 has translation MYNGIGLPTPRGSGTNGYVQRNLSLVRGRRGERPDYKGEEELRRLEAALVKRPNPDILDHERKRRVELRCLELEEMMEEQGYEEQQIQEKVATFRLMLLEKDVNPGGKEETPGQRPAVTETHQLAELNEKKNERLRAAFGISDSYVDGSSFDPQRRAREAKQPAPEPPKPYSLVRESSSSRSPTPKQKKKKKKKDRGRRSESSSPRRERKKSSKKKKHRSESESKKRKHRSPTPKSKRKSKDKKRKRSRSTTPAPKSRRAHRSTSADSASSSDTSRSRSRSAAAKTHTTALTGRSPSPVSGRRGEGDAPSKEPGTTNTGQPGSPEPSTKQPSSPHEDKDKEKSAVRLSPSPERSSTGPEPPAPTLLLAEQHGGSPQPLETTTLSQEPVNPPSEASPPRGHSLPKSPEKPAQSSSESCPPSPQPTKVSRHVSSSPESPKLAPAPGSRREISSSPASKSRSHGRAKRDKSHSHTPSRRVARSRSPTTTKRGRSRSRTPTKRGHSRSRSPQWRRSRSAQRWGRSRSPQRRGRSRSPQRLGWSRSRNTQRRGRSRSARRGRSHSRSPATRGRSRSRTPARRARSRSRTPARRRSRSRTPVRRRSRSRTPARRGRSRSRTPARRRSRTRSPVRRRSRSRSPARRSARSRSRTPTRRGRSRSRTPARRGRSRSRTPARRGRSRSRTPARRGRSRSRTPARRRSRSRSVVRRGRSHSRTPQRRGRSGSSSERKNKSRTSQRRSRSNSSPEMKKSRISSRRSRSLSSPRSKAKSRLSLRRSLSGSSPCPKQKSQTPPRRSRSGSSQPKAKSRTPPRRSRSGSSPSNQKSKTPSRQSCSSSSPQPKVKSGTPPRQGSVTSPQANEQSVTPQIQSRSESSPDPEVKSATPSRLSCSGSSPPRVKSSTSPRRSRSGSSSPQPKVKAVMSPVLSHSGSSSPSPSRVTSKTPPRQSRSESPCSKVEARLLERHSRSRSSSPDTKVKPGTPPRQSHSGSTSPYPKAKPQTPSGHNICGSKSPCSQEKLKDLAQSSGSFSLCPGVKANTPPGELYFAAASLQQKGQSQTSPDPRSDTSSPEMKQSHSEFPSVQSKSQTPLKGGRSRSSSPVTEPAPRSPAKQEGSELSSPRLKSGMSPEQSKSESDSSPYPAVDSKSLVGQSRLEPSESKEKTVLLLQEEMTVSSPRPRDKSSPLPVQDKPDSSPVLREMPKTPSRERGGGVGSSPDPKDQSVLAKPGQDEELMEVVEKSEESSKQVLSHLSPELKEVAGSNFESSPEIEERPTMSLTLDQSQSQTSLEVEGPVVPSTWSGPHFSPEHKELSNSPPRENSSGSPLEFRNSGAVAEMNTGFSPEVKEDLNGSFPNQLETDPFVDLKEQSTRSSRRSSSELSPDAVEKAGMSSNQSVSSPVLDAVPRTPSRERSSSASPELKDGLPRTPSRRSRSGSSPGLRDGSGTPSRHSLSGSSPGMKDIPRTPSRGRSECDSSPEPKALPQTPRPRSRSPSSPELNNKCLTPQRERSGSESSVEQKTVARTPLGQRSRSGSSQELDGKPGASPQERSESDSSPDSKAKIRVPLRERSRSGSSPEVESKSRPSPRRSRSGSSPEVKDKPRAAPRAQSGSDSSPEPKAPALRALPRRSRSGSSSKGRGPSPEGSSSSESSPEHPPKSRTARRSSRSSPEPKTKSRTPPRRRSSRSSPELTRKARLSRRSRSASSSPETRSRTPPRRRRSPSVSSPEPAEKSRSSRRRRSASSPRAKTTSRRGRSPSPKPRGLQRSRSRSRREKTRTTRRRDRSGSSQSTSRRRQRSRSRSRVTRRRRGGSGYHSRSPARQESSRTSSRRRRGRSRTPPTSRKRSRSRTSPAPWKRSRSRASPATHRRSRSRTPLVSRRRSRSRTSPVSRRRSRSRTSVTRRRSRSRASPVSRRRSRSRTPPVTRRRSRSRTPTRRRSRSRTPPVTRRRSRSRTPPVTRRRSRSRTSITRRRSRSRTSPVTRRRSRSRTSPVNRRRSRSRTSPVTRRRSRSRTPPAIRRRSRSRTPLLPRKRSRSRSPLAIRRRSRSRTPRTTRGKRSLTRSPPAIRRRSASGSSSDRSRSASPPATRNHSGSRTPPVALNSSRMSCFSRPSMSPTPLDRCRSPGMLEPLGSSRTPMSVLQQSGGSMMDGPGPRIPDHPRTSVPENHAQSRIALALTAISLGTARPPPSMSAAGLAARMSQVPAPVPLMSLRTAPAASLASRIPAASAAAMNLASARTPAIPAAVNLADSRTPAAAAAMNLASPRTAVAPSAVNLADPRTPTAPAVNLAGARTPAALAALSLTSSGTPPTAANYPSSSRTPQAAAPANLVGPRSAHATTPVNIASSRTPPALAPASLTSARMAPALSGANLTSPRVPLSAYERVSGRTSPPLLDRARSRTPPGGPGSRTPPSALSQSRMTSERAPSPASRMVQAPSQCVLPPAQDRARSPVPSAFSDQSRALLAQTTPVAGSQSLSSGTVAKTTSSGDHNGMLSGPVPGMSHPEGGEPPASTGAQQPSALAALQPAKERRSSSSSSSSSSSSSSSSSSSSSSSSSSGSSSSDSEGSSLPAQPEVALKRVPSPAPAPKEAAREGRPQEPTPAKRKRRSSSSSSSSSSSSSSSSSSSSSSSSSSSSSSSSSSSSSSTSSPSPAKPGPQVLPKPASPKKPPPGERRSRSPRKPIDSLRDSRSLSYSPAERRRPSPQPSPRDQQSSERGSRRGQRGDSRSPGHKRRRETPSPRPVRHRSSRSP, from the exons ATGTACAACGGGATCGGGCTGCCGACGCCCCGGGGCAGCGGCACCAACGGCTACGTCCAGCGCAACCTGTCCCTGGTGCGGGGCCGCCGGGGTGAGCGGCCTGACTACAAGGGAGAGGAGGAACTGCGGCGCCTGGAGGCTGCCCTGGTGAAGCGGCCTAATCCTGACATCCTGGACCACGAGCGCAAGCGGCGCGTGGAGCTGCGATGCCTCGAGCTGGAGGAGATGATGgaagagcaggg GTACGAGGAACAGCAAATTCAGGAAAAAGTGGCTACTTTTCGACTCATGTTGCTGGAGAAGGATGTGAACCCTGGGGGCAAGGAAGAGACCCCAGGACAGCGGCCAGC GGTAACTGAGACTCACCAGTTGGCCgaactgaatgaaaagaaaaatgagcgaCTCCGTGCTGCCTTTGGCATCAGTGATTCCTATGTGGATGGCAGCTCTTTTGATCCTCAGCGTCGTGCTCGAGAAGCTAAACAACCAGCTCCAGAGCCCCCTAAACCTTACAG CCTTGTCCGGGAGTCCAGCAGTTCCCGCTCACCAAccccaaagcaaaagaagaaaaaaaagaagaaagatagagGACG CAGGTCAGAGAGCAGCTCTCCTCGacgggagaggaagaagagctcTAAGAAGAAGAAGCACAG GTCAGAGTCTGAATCCAAAAAACGGAAGCATAG GTCTCCCACTCCAAAGAGCAAACGTAAATCTAAGGACAAGAAGAGGAAGCG GTCTCGAAGTACAACACCAGCCCCCAAGAGCCGCCGGGCCCACCGTTCAACATCTGCTgactctgcttcctcttctgatACTTCCCGCAGTCG GTCTCGAAGTGCAGCAGCAAAAACCCATACAACTGCCTTGACTGGGCGAAGTCCTTCCCCCGTTTCAGGGCGGCGAGGGGAGGGAGATGCACCTTCTAAGGAACCAGGTACCACCAACACAGGGCAGCCTGGCAGCCCGGAGCCCTCTACAAAGCAGCCTAGCAGTCCTCATGAAGACAAAGACAAGGAG AAATCTGCAGTTCGACTTAGCCCCTCTCCGGAAAGGAGCAGCACAGGCCCAGAACCACCTGCTCCCACtctgctccttgctgagcaaCATGGCGGCTCCCCACAACCCCTTGAAACAACCACCTTAAGTCAGGAGCCAGTGAACCCCCCATCTGAGGCTTCCCCACCCAGGGGCCATTCACTACCTAAGTCTCCTGAGAAACCAGCCCAGTCTTCTTCAGAGAGCTGTCCACCATCCCCTCAACCTACCAAAGTTTCTCGACATGTGAGCTCTTCCCCTGAAAGTCCTAAACTTGCACCAGCTCCTGGGTCCCGCCGAGAGATTTCTTCTTCTCCCGCATCCAAGAGTCGCTCACATGGCCGGGCAAAGCGGGATAAATCACATTCTCATACTCCTTCTCGAAGGGTGGCAAGGTCCCGTAGCCCTACCACTACTAAGAGGGGACGCTCTCGGTCTCGAACCCCTACCAAGAGAGGTCATTCTCGGTCCCGATCCCCTCAGTGGCGTAGGTCCCGGTCTGCACAGAGGTGGGGACGATCCAGAAGCCCCCAGCGACGTGGGCGCTCTAGGTCTCCTCAGCGACTAGGCTGGTCTAGAAGCAGAAATACCCAGAGAAGAGGCAGGTCTAGATCAGCAAGGCGAGGCAGGTCACACTCTAGATCCCCAGCCACTAGGGGCAGATCTCGTTCTAGAACGCCAGCCCGTCGGGCCAGGTCTCGTTCTAGAACACCCGCCAGGCGGAGATCGCGATCCAGAACACCCGTCAGGCGTAGGTCTCGCTCTAGAACACCAGCCCGGCGGGGTAGGTCTCGCTCTAGAACACCTGCTAGGCGCAGATCTAGGACCCGATCACCAGTACGACGGAGGTCTCGTAGCAGATCACCAGCCAGGAGAAGTGCCAGGTCACGTTCTAGAACCCCAACAAGACGTGGGCGGTCACGCTCTAGAACCCCAGCCAGAAGAGGGAGATCGCGGTCTAGAACACCTGCAAGACGAGGTCGGTCTCGGTCTAGGACACCGGCAAGACGAGGACGGTCTCGGTCTAGGACACCTGCAAGACGAAGATCTCGTAGTAGAAGTGTGGTTAGACGGGGAAGATCTCACTCTAGAACGCCACAAAGAAGAGGCAGATCTGGTTCATCTTCAGAGCGGAAGAACAAATCCAGAACATCACAGAGAAGGAGCAGGTCTAACTCAAGCCCTGAAATGAAAAAATCTCGCATTTCTTCAAGGCGGAGTAGGTCTCTCTCTTCACCACGGTCCAAAGCAAAATCTCGCTTATCTTTGAGGCGAAGCCTTTCAGGGTCCTCTCCATGTCCTAAACAGAAGTCTCAGACACCACCAAGGCGCAGTCGCTCTGGATCATCCCAACCAAAAGCTAAATCTAGAACGCCACCAAGGCGAAGTCGTTCTGGTTCTTCTCCTTCTAATCAGAAATCTAAAACACCATCAAGACAAAGTTGTTCCAGTTCATCTCCTCAACCTAAAGTAAAGTCTGGAACACCACCAAGGCAAGGGTCTGTAACAAGTCCCCAGGCAAATGAACAATCTGTAACACCACAAATACAGAGCCGTTCAGAATCATCACCTGACCCTGAGGTGAAATCTGCAACCCCTTCGAGACTTAGCTGTTCTGGGTCCTCTCCTCCTAGAGTGAAATCTAGCACATCTCCAAGACGGAGCCGATCTGGGTCATCATCTCCACAACCCAAAGTGAAGGCAGTCATGTCACCCGTACTAAGCCATTCTGGCTCCTCTTCTCCAAGTCCTAGCAGGGTGACATCTAAAACACCTCCAAGGCAAAGCAGATCAGAGTCTCCTTGCTCCAAGGTGGAAGCTAGATTGTTGGAAAGACACAGCCGTTCTAGGTCCTCCTCACCAGATACCAAAGTGAAACCTGGAACGCCACCAAGACAAAGTCACTCAGGGTCTACTTCGCCATACCCTAAGGCCAAGCCCCAAACTCCATCGGGGCACAATATTTGTGGATCAAAGTCCCCATGTTCCCAAGAGAAATTGAAAGACTTAGCACAAAGTTCTGgatccttctctctgtgtccaggAGTAAAGGCTAACACACCACCAGGAGAGCTGTATTTTGCTGCTGCCTCTTTGCAACAGAAAGGACAATCTCAAACTTCACCAGACCCTAGGTCTGATACTTCAAGTCCCGAAATGAAACAGAGTCACTCTGAGTTTCCATCTGTGCAGAGCAAATCTCAGACACCTCTTAAAGGTGGCCGGTCCAGGTCCTCATCTCCAGTCACTGAGCCAGCCCCCAGATCTCCGGCAAAACAAGAAGGAAGTGAATTGTCAAGTCCTAGGCTAAAATCTGGAATGTCTCCTGAGCAGAGCAAGTCAGAGTCTGACTCTTCCCCATATCCTGCAGTGGACTCTAAATCTCTTGTGGGGCAGAGTAGATTGGAGCCTTCTGAATCGAAAGAGAAAACAGTCTTACTCCTTCAGGAGGAGATGACTGTGTCCTCTCCTAGACCAAGAGACAAATCGAGTCCTCTTCCAGTGCAGGACAAGCCTGATTCCTCACCAGTACTCAGAGAGATGCCTAAAACCCCATCAAGGGAAAGAGGTGGTGGTGTTGGATCATCTCCAGATCCAAAAGACCAAAGTGTGTTAGCTAAGCCAGGCCAAGATGAAGAGTTAATGGAGGTGGTAGAGAAATCGGAAGAATCCTCAAAGCAGGTCCTCTCccatctgtctccagaacttAAAGAAGTGGCTGGCAGTAACTTTGAATCGTCTCCTGAAATAGAAGAAAGACCCACTATGTCGCTGACTCTTGACCAAAGCCAGTCGCAGACTTCCTTGGAAGTAGAAGGCCCTGTAGTGCCCTCAACTTGGAGTGGGCCACATTTTTCTCCAGAACATAAAGAACTGTCTAACTCTCCCCCAAGGGAGAATAGTTCTGGATCACCTTTAGAATTTAGAAACTCGGGTGCTGTTGCAGAAATGAATACTGGGTTTTCTCCTGAAGTCAAAGAAGATTTGAATGGATCTTTTCCTAATCAACTGGAGACCGATCCATTTGTAGACCTTAAAGAACAATCTACAAGGTCTTCTAGACGCAGCAGTTCTGAGTTATCCCCTGATGCAGTGGAAAAAGCGGGAATGTCTTCGAATCAGAGTGTTTCCTCACCAGTACTTGATGCAGTACCCAGAACACCGTCTCGGGAAAGAAGTAGCTCTGCCTCTCCTGAACTGAAAGATGGCTTACCCAGAACCCCTTCACGGAGAAGCAGGTCTGGGTCTTCTCCAGGACTTAGAGATGGGTCTGGGACTCCCTCAAGACATAGCTTGTCTGGGTCCTCTCCTGGAATGAAAGATATACCTAGAACACCATCCAGGGGGAGAAGCGAATGTGATTCTTCTCCAGAACCAAAAGCTTTGCCTCAGACTCCTAGACCAAGAAGTCGTTCACCATCGTCCCCAGAGCTCAACAACAAGTGTCTCACCCCCCAGAGAGAGCGAAGTGGATCAGAATCCTCAGTTGAACAGAAGACTGTAGCTAGGACTCCGCTTGGTCAGAGAAGTCGATCTGGATCTTCTCAAGAACTTGATGGGAAACCAGGTGCATCCCCTCAAGAAAGAAGTGAGTCAGACTCTTCTCCAGATTCTAAAGCTAAGATACGAGTGCCTCTCAGAGAGAGGAGTCGCTCTGGATCATCTCCAGAAGTTGAGAGCAAATCGCGACCTTCTCCTCGGCGTAGTAGATCTGGCTCATCTCCTGAAGTTAAAGATAAGCCAAGAGCAGCACCCAGGGCACAGAGTGGTTCTGATTCCTCTCCTGAACCCAAGGCTCCTGCTCTTCGGGCTCTTCCCAGACGAAGCAGATCAGGTTCATcaagcaaaggcagaggcccttCTCCTGAAGGAAGCAGCAGTTCAGAGTCATCTCCAGAACACCCACCCAAATCCAGAACTGCTAGAAGAAGCTCTAGGTCCTCCCCAGAGCCCAAGACCAAGTCCCGTACTCCACCTCGCCGTCGCAGCTCTCGATCATCTCCTGAGCTGACCAGGAAGGCCAGACTTTCTCGTAGAAGTCGCTCTGCGTCGTCCTCACCAGAGACCCGTTCTAGAACTCCCCCAAGACGCCGAAGAAGTCCTTCAGTGTCTTCCCCAGAGCCAGCTGAAAAGTCGAGATCCTCACGCCGCCGGCGCTCAGCTTCATCCCCACGTGCTAAGACAACCTCACGGAGAGGCCGTTCTCCTTCGCCAAAGCCTCGTGGGCTCCAGAGATCCCGTTCCCGCTCAAGGAGGGAGAAAACCAGAACGACTCGACGTCGAGATAGATCTGGATCTTCTCAGTCAACCTCTCGGAGAAGACAGCGGAGCCGGTCAAGGTCTCGGGTCACTCGTCGGAGGAGGGGAGGCTCTGGTTACCACTCAAGGTCTCCTGCCCGGCAGGAGAGTTCCCGAACTTCTTCCCGACGCCGAAGAGGCCGTTCTCGGACACCCCCAACCAGTCGGAAGCGGTCCCGCTCACGCACTTCACCAGCCCCATGGAAACGTTCAAGATCTCGGGCCTCTCCTGCCACTCACCGGCGATCCCGCTCCAGAACACCTCTGGTCAGCCGCCGTCGGTCCAGGTCTCGAACCTCACCAGTCAGTCGGAGACGATCAAGGTCCAGGACATCAGTGACTCGACGAAGATCTCGATCCAGAGCATCCCCAGTGAGTCGAAGACGATCCAGGTCTAGAACGCCACCCGTAACCCGCCGTCGTTCGAGGTCCAGAACACCGACACGCCGGCGCTCCCGTTCTAGAACTCCACCAGTGACCCGAAGAAGGTCTAGATCTAGGACTCCACCAGTAACCAGGAGGCGATCACGAAGCAGAACATCTATTACTCGCAGAAGGTCGAGATCCAGAACATCCCCAGTTACTCGTAGGAGATCTAGATCTCGCACGTCTCCAGTAAATCGCAGGAGGTCCCGCTCTCGAACCTCTCCAGTGACACGCCGCCGATCTCGATCCCGAACGCCTCCAGCTATTCGGCGCCGCTCTAGGTCTCGGACCCCACTGTTGCCACGCAAACGTTCTCGAAGTCGCTCTCCACTTGCCATTCGCCGCCGTTCTAGGTCCCGTACTCCACGAACAACTCGGGGCAAACGGTCCTTAACAAGATCTCCTCCTGCCATCCGAAGGCGTTCTGCATCTGGAAGTAGTTCTGACCGTTCACGTTCTGCTAGTCCTCCAGCAACAAGGAATCATTCTGGTTCTCGGACACCTCCAGTAGCACTCAATAGCTCCAGAATGAGCTGCTTTAGTCGTCCTAGCATGTCACCAACACCTCTGGACCGCTGTCGATCACCTGGAATGCTTGAACCACTTGGCAGCTCTAGAACACCCATGTCTGTGCTGCAGCAGTCTGGTGGCTCTATGATGGATGGTCCAGGTCCCCGAATTCCTGATCACCCAAGAACATCTGTGCCAGAGAATCATGCACAGTCAAGAATTGCACTTGCCCTGACAGCCATCAGTCTTGGCACTGCTCGGCCGCCTCCATCCATGTCTGCTGCTGGCCTTGCTGCAAGAATGTCCCAGGTTCCAGCTCCAGTGCCTCTTATGAGTCTCAGAACGGCCCCAGCTGCTAGCCTTGCCAGTAGGATTCCTGCAGCCTCTGCAGCAGCCATGAACCTGGCCAGCGCCAGGACACCTGCCATACCAGCGGCAGTGAATCTGGCTGACTCAAGAACACCAGCTGCAGCAGCAGCCATGAACTTGGCCAGTCCCAGAACAGCAGTGGCACCTTCTGCTGTGAACCTTGCTGACCCTCGCACCCCTACAGCCCCAGCTGTGAACCTAGCAGGAGCCAGAACCCCAGCTGCCTTGGCGGCTTTGAGTCTCACCAGTTCTGGCACACCCCCAACTGCTGCAAACTATCCCTCCAGCTCCAGAACACCCCAGGCTGCAGCCCCTGCAAACCTGGTGGGTCCTAGATCTGCACATGCCACAACTCCTGTGAATATTGCCAGCTCAAGAACCCCTCCTGCCTTGGCACCTGCAAGCCTCACCAGTGCTAGAATGGCTCCAGCCTTGTCTGGTGCAAACCTTACCAGCCCCAGGGTGCCCCTGTCTGCCTACGAGCGTGTTAGTGGCAGAACCTCACCACCACTTCTCGACAGAGCCAGATCCAGAACCCCGCCAGGAGGCCCAGGCTCCAGAACCCCACCATCTGCCCTGAGCCAGTCTAGAATGACCTCTGAGCgggctccctctcctgcctctagGATGGTCCAGGCTCCCTCACAGTGTGTTCTCCCTCCAGCTCAGGATAGAGCTAGGTCCCCTGTGCCATCTGCTTTTTCTGACCAGTCCCGAGCTTTGCTTGCCCAGACCACCCCTGTAGCAGGGTCTCAGTCCCTTTCCTCTGGGACAGTGGCCAAGACCACGTCCTCTGGTGACCACAACGGCATGCTCTCTGGCCCTGTCCCTGGGATGTCCCATCCTGAGGGTGGGGAACCACCTGCCTCCACTGGGGCCCAGCAGCCTTCTGCACTGGCCGCCCTGCAGCCGGCAAAGGAGCGGCggagttcctcctcctcctcctcctccagctcctcttctTCATCGTCATCATCGtcgtcctcttcctcctcctcctcttctggttCCAGTTCCAGCGACTCAGAGGGCTCTAGCCTTCCTGCTCAACCTGAGGTAGCACTGAAGAG GGTGCCCAGCCCCGCCCCAGCTCCAAAGGAGGCTGCTCGAGAGGGACGTCCTCAGGAGCCGACCCCAGCCAAGCGGAAGAGGCGCTCTAGTAGCTCCAgttccagctcctcctcctcttcctcctcttcctcttcctcttcgtcttcctcctcctcctcttcctcctcctcctcttcttcctcttcttcctcctcttctacttcctccccctcccctgctaaGCCTGGCCCTCAGGTCTTGCCCAAACCTGCAAGCCCCAAGAAGCCGCCCCCTGGCGAGCGGAG GTCCCGTAGCCCCCGGAAGCCAATAGACTCCCTCCGAGACTCTCGGTCCCTCAGCTACTCACCTGCGGAGCGCCGCCGCCCCTCACCCCAACCCTCGCCACGGGACCAGCAGAG CAGCGAGCGGGGTTCCCGCAGAGGCCAGCGTGGGGACAGCCGCTCCCCGGGCCACAAGCGCAGGAGGGAGACGCCCAGCCCCCGTCCCGTGCGGCACCGCTCCTCCAG GTCTCCTtga